Below is a genomic region from Hyalangium minutum.
CACAGCGCCTACCGCTTCCAGGCCCCGGGCGACGGGTACGCTCGCTTCTTCCTGCCCACCGGCGAGGAGATGGAGGAGCGCCTGGAGCACTCGCCCCTGGATGACTTCGAGCAGGTGACGTCCCTGCTGCGTGATGGCCGCGGCCACAAGGGCGTGGACTTCAAGGCCGCCGTGGGCTCGCCCGTGAAGGCCCCCTTTACCGGCGTCGTCAAGCGCAAGAACTGGAACTTTGGCAGCAACGGCAACTGCCTGGAGCTGGAGGAGGTTGGCGGAAAGCGCCGGCGTGCGCTCTTCCTCCACCTCTCGGAGCTGCCCAAGAGCCTCAAGCCCGGGGCGCGCTTCTCCACGGGCCAAGTGCTCGCGCAGAGCGGCAACAGCGGCCGTTCCTTTGCTCCGCACCTGCACTACCAGCTCATGACGCAGGACGATCGGGTGATGGACCCCTTCGACAGCCACCGCACGTTCCGGCGCACCCTGTCCGCCGACCAGAAGTCCTCGCTGGAGGCGGAGGTCCGGCGAATGGACTCACTGCTCGGCTCGGCAGTGGCATCTGGGAACTGAGCCCACCCATTTCTTGACACCCCTGCACATGACGGCTAGCGTCCCTGGTAATTTCTCAACAGTTCTCAGGGGTTAGGCCACCGCAGTCCGCAGTCCCGAAGGGGGCTGCCTGCATCCGCGGGCCCTGAGAGCCACTAGGGTTCTTCGGAGGTCGGATGTTCAGGCTTCGCGCCGTTCTCGCCGCGCTGCTGTTCGGCGCCCCGCTGGCCGCAAACGCCGCGGAGATCACTCGGATCGCTTCCTCGTTCGACGAGGACGATCCGTTCGATCTCATCCTCGACGCCAAGTTCCACCGGACGCAGACGCACACGAAGATCGTCCGCGAGGAGCTCACGGGTACGCAGGGGCTCATTGAGCGGCCCGAGGTCTGGCACAAGGGCTCCGACACGCGGCTCGACATCAACCTGGCGATCGGTCTCTACAAGGACTTCGAGTTCTCGTTCGGGATCCCCATCGTTCTGCAACAGAACGACAACTACGCGTTCACCTCCGCGACGAGCGAATCAACCTCCACCATCATCAAAAACACCCTGAACCCGGACGGCACCCAGCGGGATACCCCGCTGACTCTGTTCCCCATCGACTCCAACGATCCCAGAAAGCGTGGAGGCCTGGGCAACATGCGCTTCGGCATGGCCTACGCCTTCTTCAACCAGAACCGGGACGACACCAAGCCGATGTGGATTGTTGGCCTGGACTACGAGGCGCCCACCGCGAAGCTGCGCGATCCGAGCCAGGACAACCGGGATTCGGTCGGCACCC
It encodes:
- a CDS encoding M23 family metallopeptidase, translated to MRPSLPTLGAPPKRSRTGSVVFVSLLLGGAAGGAYWWKQNKGALPFQSPPPAAVAEASPSAANPAAVQAPTPPPAPVDPLTAAGLSRVSVKIDGPLETALVQASDPSVGPALAQVVTRTLVWWVRVPNEILRGDTLDVLYQLRPNEEPLVHAVRFTSGKTGKTHSAYRFQAPGDGYARFFLPTGEEMEERLEHSPLDDFEQVTSLLRDGRGHKGVDFKAAVGSPVKAPFTGVVKRKNWNFGSNGNCLELEEVGGKRRRALFLHLSELPKSLKPGARFSTGQVLAQSGNSGRSFAPHLHYQLMTQDDRVMDPFDSHRTFRRTLSADQKSSLEAEVRRMDSLLGSAVASGN